A single genomic interval of Koleobacter methoxysyntrophicus harbors:
- a CDS encoding DUF4446 family protein — protein MNLQSFVDNFSAFINQYIAEALLISLLLLVVSFLVLLILILKMRRVTRIYRQLITGSEGVNLEGLLVENMKIVYTALNRIKDMEETFRDFEARLDNCLQKVGIVRYNAFKDVGGELSFAIALLDSNNNGLVLNSVYGRQENRTYAKPIVNGRCSYQLSVEEREAVDIALKSRY, from the coding sequence ATGAATTTGCAGAGTTTCGTTGACAATTTTTCTGCTTTTATCAATCAATACATTGCCGAAGCCCTTTTGATATCTCTGTTGTTATTGGTAGTCAGCTTTTTAGTTCTCCTTATTTTGATTTTAAAAATGAGAAGAGTGACCCGGATTTACCGACAGTTAATAACAGGCAGTGAAGGGGTAAATCTCGAAGGGCTGCTGGTTGAAAACATGAAGATCGTATATACGGCATTGAACAGGATTAAAGACATGGAGGAAACCTTCCGCGATTTTGAGGCCCGGCTTGATAATTGCCTGCAAAAGGTCGGGATAGTCCGTTATAATGCCTTTAAAGATGTAGGAGGGGAATTGAGCTTCGCTATTGCCCTCCTTGATTCTAACAACAACGGTCTTGTCTTAAATAGCGTATATGGGAGACAGGAAAACCGCACATATGCCAAACCCATAGTTAACGGCAGGTGCAGCTACCAGCTTTCTGTAGAAGAGAGGGAAGCTGTTGATATAGCATTAAAAAGCAGATACTAA
- a CDS encoding M23 family metallopeptidase: protein MTSKKRKNLFTVMIIPHSERPTLTFNISLFLVQTLGFLVVVSIVLMMVFSYSYQHMRVELAEYSMKAEEYKLLREQVDFFAKETEMLQEKMKALEKLDTDIRVLMKNDPAIEKLNDSTQVKIAQAVLESNSPYASRGGGFQITRNPTTIREQMNADLEMIKNEMDAREDSLTQLRSAVQERHDRLAATPSIWPVRNARITSPFGYRRSPLSFRREFHSGIDLATNYGAPVYAASDGVVTFSGWRSGYGWTVIISNDYGFTTLYAHNSQLLVKRGTKVSKGDIIAKVGSSGRSTGPHVHYEVWVNGSLVNPKEYLH from the coding sequence GTGACATCGAAAAAGCGGAAAAATCTCTTTACTGTCATGATTATCCCCCATTCGGAAAGGCCCACCCTAACCTTTAACATCTCCCTGTTTCTGGTTCAAACCCTTGGCTTCCTTGTAGTGGTCTCTATTGTATTAATGATGGTATTCAGCTATTCATACCAGCATATGCGGGTAGAACTGGCTGAGTACAGCATGAAAGCCGAAGAGTATAAGCTGTTAAGGGAGCAGGTCGATTTCTTTGCCAAGGAAACCGAAATGCTTCAGGAAAAGATGAAGGCATTGGAGAAACTCGATACCGATATAAGGGTTTTAATGAAGAACGATCCTGCCATTGAAAAATTGAACGATTCCACACAGGTGAAAATTGCCCAAGCTGTTTTAGAATCGAATTCCCCATATGCATCAAGAGGCGGCGGCTTTCAAATTACCCGCAATCCCACTACTATTAGGGAACAGATGAATGCAGATCTGGAGATGATCAAAAACGAGATGGATGCAAGGGAAGACAGTTTAACCCAATTAAGGTCAGCAGTGCAGGAGCGGCATGACCGCCTGGCGGCTACCCCATCAATCTGGCCTGTAAGGAACGCACGAATAACATCACCTTTCGGATACAGGCGCTCTCCCCTAAGCTTTAGAAGGGAATTCCACAGTGGTATAGACCTTGCAACCAACTACGGGGCACCTGTATATGCGGCAAGCGACGGGGTAGTTACTTTTTCGGGCTGGAGGAGCGGGTACGGTTGGACGGTTATAATCAGCAATGATTACGGGTTCACAACCTTATATGCCCACAATTCACAGCTCCTTGTTAAACGAGGAACTAAAGTAAGTAAAGGGGATATTATTGCTAAAGTTGGAAGTTCCGGAAGATCTACCGGTCCGCATGTTCATTATGAAGTTTGGGTTAACGGATCCCTGGTCAATCCAAAAGAATACCTGCACTAG